In a single window of the Zea mays cultivar B73 chromosome 5, Zm-B73-REFERENCE-NAM-5.0, whole genome shotgun sequence genome:
- the LOC100286279 gene encoding Probable serine/threonine-protein kinase WNK4, with translation MEVFGCGTHNDVVDAEYAEVDPTGRYMRYNLILGRGAFKTVYKAFDEVEGIEVAWNQINIDEVMQCPDNLDRLYTEVHLLKSLKHENVMKFYYSWIDDQSKKINVITELFTSGSLRHYRQKHPRVNLKAIKNWARQILHGLDYLHSHQPPIIHRDLKCDNIFVNGNHGEVKIGDLGLATVMQTPRVRSVIGTPEFMAPELYDENYDERVDIYSFGMCLLEIFTLEYPYSECTNPAQIFKKVSTGVKPAALARISDLQVKQFIEKCLVPASERSSAKELLQDTFLCPDNTHEPAVTKFISPAPKKTVDISLASLHMDVDTLESSHTDSGKENGSVAPHTPVLEFTRTNKNTELKLKGEKLDNNSVSLVLRIADFSGHARNIHFLFYLDSDTAMSVAAEMVEQLELADCDVTFIADFIDLLIVNLIPGWRPVNDAAANSYRRSESELAVNSHQNISKLVPDYALIDGVMRPKDVNASTSCLDSVSSATNLGGSQGSEGSVISVQLAESSKSVSDYGAEDYGTMDCGGYKDGISTLDCSHVLDNGSRSIFHIDQASPFLELASCGSSTSTDNQDVMNGELVFIEAQYKHLVDELTRMREEAREGARKNWLPDT, from the exons ATGGAGGTGTTTGGTTGTGGGACCCACAACGATGTGGTCGATGCTGAATACGCGGAAGTAGATCCAACCGGGCGATACATGCGC TATAATTTGATTCTGGGGAGAGGAGCTTTCAAGACTGT TTATAAGGCATTTGATGAGGTCGAAGGCATTGAGGTCGCCTGGAATCAAATCAACATAGATGAGGTGATGCAGTGTCCAGATAATCTTGATAGGCTCTACACAGAAGTTCATCTTCTGAAGTCACTCAAGCATGAAAATGTTATGAAGTTTTATTATTCATGGATTGATGACCAGAGTAAGAAAATTAATGTCATCACAGAGTTGTTCACGTCTGGAAGCCTCAGGCA TTACCGTCAGAAACATCCACGTGTTAACTTGAAGGCAATAAAGAATTGGGCAAGGCAGATTCTTCATGGATTGGATTACCTGCATAGCCACCAACCTCCGATTATCCATAGAGACTTGAAGTGTGATAATATTTTTGTTAATGGAAACCATGGAGAAGTTAAGATTGGAGATCTTGGACTAGCTACAGTAATGCAAACACCTAGGGTGAGGAGTGTTATTG GTACCCCAGAATTCATGGCACCTGAACTTTATGATGAAAATTATGATGAGCGTGTTGATATTTACTCATTTGGAATGTGTTTGTTGGAGATCTTTACTCTTGAATATCCATACAGTGAATGTACGAATCCAGCTCAGATTTTTAAGAAAGTATCCACA GGTGTTAAACCTGCTGCATTGGCTAGAATTTCTGATCTTCAAGTAAAGCAGTTTATTGAGAAATGTTTAGTTCCTGCTTCTGAGAGGTCGTCTGCCAAAGAACTTCTGCAAGACACATTTCTTTGTCCTGACAATACACATGAACCTGCTGTCACTAAGTTTATATCTCCAGCACCTAAAAAAACAGTAGATATCTCTCTGGCGTCTTTGCATATGGATGTTGACACTTTGGAATCTAGCCATACTGATTCAGGCAAGGAAAATGGAtctgttgctccacatacaccagtTTTGGAGTTCACAAGAACCAACAAAAATACAGAGCTAAAGCTAAAGGGCGAGAAACTTGATAACAACTCCGTGTCACTGGTTTTGCGAATTGCTGATTTCTCTG GTCATGCAAGAAATATCCATTTCCTCTTTTACTTGGACTCTGATACAGCTATGTCTGTAGCTGCTGAAATGGTTGAACAATTGGAGTTAGCGGACTGCGACGTTACGTTCATTGCTGATTTTATTGACCTTTTGATAGTGAATCTTATTCCAGGTTGGAGACCTGTAAATGATGCAGCAGCGAACTCGTATAGGCGATCTGAAAGTGAACTTGCAGTCAATTCCCATCAGAACATCTCAAAGTTGGTACCTGATTATGCATTAATTGATGGTGTGATGCGCCCAAAAGATGTGAATGCATCAACTAGTTGCCTTGACTctgtctcaagtgcaaccaacctAGGAGGATCACAAGGTTCTGAAGGTTCAGTCATTTCTGTACAGCTTGCTGAGAGTTCCAAAAGTGTGAGTGACTATGGGGCCGAGGATTATGGCACTATGGACTGTGGTGGGTACAAAGACGGAATCAGCACATTAGATTGCAGCCATGTTTTAGATAATGGATCGAGGTCGATTTTCCATATAGATCAAGCATCACCTTTCTTGGAGTTGGCCAGCTGTGGTTCATCAACTTCAACTGATAACCAGGATGTGATGAACGGGGAGCTTGTTTTTATTGAAGCTCAGTACAAGCACTTGGTTGATGAGTTGACAAGGATGCGAGAAGAGGCTAGGGAAGGAGCTCGAAAAAACTGGTTGCCAGATACATGA
- the LOC103628799 gene encoding ruBisCO large subunit-binding protein subunit beta, chloroplastic produces the protein MLLSFIFIVQLLLVDNKITNARDLINVLEEAIRGAYPILIIAEDIEQEALATLVVNKLRGSLKIAAIKAPGFGERKTQYLDDIAILTGATVIRDEVGLSLDKADKSVLGTAAKVVLTKGSTTIVGDGSTQEEVTKRVAQIKNLIEAAEQEYKKEKLNERIAKLAGGVAVIQLM, from the exons ATGCTATTGTCTTTCATCTTCATTGTTCAGCTGCTTTTGGTTGATAATAAAATCACCAATGCAAGGGATCTTATCAACGTTTTGGAAGAAGCCATCAGAGGTGCATACCCAATCCTGATAATTGCAGAGGATATTGAGCAGGAGGCTCTTGCTACCCTTGTCGTCAACAAGCTCAGAGGATCACTGAAGATCGCTGCCATCAAAGCCCCTGGTTTTGGAGAGCGCAAGACTCAGTACTTGGATGATATTGCCATCCTTACTGGAG CAACTGTAATCAGAGATGAAGTTGGGCTGTCACTTGACAAGGCCGACAAATCAGTTCTTGGAACAGCTGCAAAGGTTGTCCTTACGAAAGGGTCGACAACAATTGTTGGTGATGGCAGCACCCAGGAAGAAGTTACTAAGAGGGTTGCACAGATTAAAAATCTCATTGAG GCTGCAGAACAAGAATACAAAAAGGAAAAGCTCAATGAGAGGATAGCGAAGCTTGCTGGTGGTGTTGCTGTCATTCAGCTAATGTGA
- the LOC100286279 gene encoding probable serine/threonine-protein kinase WNK4 isoform X1 has translation MQCPDNLDRLYTEVHLLKSLKHENVMKFYYSWIDDQSKKINVITELFTSGSLRHYRQKHPRVNLKAIKNWARQILHGLDYLHSHQPPIIHRDLKCDNIFVNGNHGEVKIGDLGLATVMQTPRVRSVIGTPEFMAPELYDENYDERVDIYSFGMCLLEIFTLEYPYSECTNPAQIFKKVSTGVKPAALARISDLQVKQFIEKCLVPASERSSAKELLQDTFLCPDNTHEPAVTKFISPAPKKTVDISLASLHMDVDTLESSHTDSGKENGSVAPHTPVLEFTRTNKNTELKLKGEKLDNNSVSLVLRIADFSGHARNIHFLFYLDSDTAMSVAAEMVEQLELADCDVTFIADFIDLLIVNLIPGWRPVNDAAANSYRRSESELAVNSHQNISKLVPDYALIDGVMRPKDVNASTSCLDSVSSATNLGGSQGSEGSVISVQLAESSKSVSDYGAEDYGTMDCGGYKDGISTLDCSHVLDNGSRSIFHIDQASPFLELASCGSSTSTDNQDVMNGELVFIEAQYKHLVDELTRMREEAREGARKNWLPDT, from the exons ATGCAGTGTCCAGATAATCTTGATAGGCTCTACACAGAAGTTCATCTTCTGAAGTCACTCAAGCATGAAAATGTTATGAAGTTTTATTATTCATGGATTGATGACCAGAGTAAGAAAATTAATGTCATCACAGAGTTGTTCACGTCTGGAAGCCTCAGGCA TTACCGTCAGAAACATCCACGTGTTAACTTGAAGGCAATAAAGAATTGGGCAAGGCAGATTCTTCATGGATTGGATTACCTGCATAGCCACCAACCTCCGATTATCCATAGAGACTTGAAGTGTGATAATATTTTTGTTAATGGAAACCATGGAGAAGTTAAGATTGGAGATCTTGGACTAGCTACAGTAATGCAAACACCTAGGGTGAGGAGTGTTATTG GTACCCCAGAATTCATGGCACCTGAACTTTATGATGAAAATTATGATGAGCGTGTTGATATTTACTCATTTGGAATGTGTTTGTTGGAGATCTTTACTCTTGAATATCCATACAGTGAATGTACGAATCCAGCTCAGATTTTTAAGAAAGTATCCACA GGTGTTAAACCTGCTGCATTGGCTAGAATTTCTGATCTTCAAGTAAAGCAGTTTATTGAGAAATGTTTAGTTCCTGCTTCTGAGAGGTCGTCTGCCAAAGAACTTCTGCAAGACACATTTCTTTGTCCTGACAATACACATGAACCTGCTGTCACTAAGTTTATATCTCCAGCACCTAAAAAAACAGTAGATATCTCTCTGGCGTCTTTGCATATGGATGTTGACACTTTGGAATCTAGCCATACTGATTCAGGCAAGGAAAATGGAtctgttgctccacatacaccagtTTTGGAGTTCACAAGAACCAACAAAAATACAGAGCTAAAGCTAAAGGGCGAGAAACTTGATAACAACTCCGTGTCACTGGTTTTGCGAATTGCTGATTTCTCTG GTCATGCAAGAAATATCCATTTCCTCTTTTACTTGGACTCTGATACAGCTATGTCTGTAGCTGCTGAAATGGTTGAACAATTGGAGTTAGCGGACTGCGACGTTACGTTCATTGCTGATTTTATTGACCTTTTGATAGTGAATCTTATTCCAGGTTGGAGACCTGTAAATGATGCAGCAGCGAACTCGTATAGGCGATCTGAAAGTGAACTTGCAGTCAATTCCCATCAGAACATCTCAAAGTTGGTACCTGATTATGCATTAATTGATGGTGTGATGCGCCCAAAAGATGTGAATGCATCAACTAGTTGCCTTGACTctgtctcaagtgcaaccaacctAGGAGGATCACAAGGTTCTGAAGGTTCAGTCATTTCTGTACAGCTTGCTGAGAGTTCCAAAAGTGTGAGTGACTATGGGGCCGAGGATTATGGCACTATGGACTGTGGTGGGTACAAAGACGGAATCAGCACATTAGATTGCAGCCATGTTTTAGATAATGGATCGAGGTCGATTTTCCATATAGATCAAGCATCACCTTTCTTGGAGTTGGCCAGCTGTGGTTCATCAACTTCAACTGATAACCAGGATGTGATGAACGGGGAGCTTGTTTTTATTGAAGCTCAGTACAAGCACTTGGTTGATGAGTTGACAAGGATGCGAGAAGAGGCTAGGGAAGGAGCTCGAAAAAACTGGTTGCCAGATACATGA